From a single Prochlorococcus sp. MIT 0603 genomic region:
- the psbP gene encoding photosystem II reaction center PsbP codes for MRAFFKPFLRALLLLVVIFSLGACSSNGTAGLEGFQSSDGRYGFFYPTGWTRIALQGGPEIVFHDLINSDETLSLVVSDVSSDIELENIGTPLEVGERLMNELLAPNGGERQAELLDARSRDEGNHVFYDIEYLIHLPDKDRHEIATVVVDRGSLFTFAAGTNDLRWNKVDRLFQRVITSFRFFI; via the coding sequence ATGAGAGCTTTTTTCAAACCCTTCTTACGAGCACTCTTATTGCTAGTTGTTATTTTTTCCTTAGGAGCTTGTAGTTCCAATGGGACAGCTGGCTTAGAAGGCTTTCAAAGCAGTGATGGTCGATATGGCTTCTTTTATCCAACAGGATGGACACGCATTGCGCTTCAAGGCGGACCTGAAATTGTCTTTCATGATCTAATTAATAGCGATGAAACGTTGAGTTTGGTTGTATCAGATGTTTCTTCTGATATTGAGCTGGAAAATATTGGTACTCCTTTAGAAGTTGGAGAAAGATTGATGAATGAATTATTAGCACCTAATGGTGGAGAAAGACAGGCTGAGCTACTTGATGCAAGATCACGGGACGAGGGTAATCATGTTTTTTACGATATTGAATATTTAATTCACCTTCCAGATAAAGACCGGCATGAAATTGCTACTGTTGTTGTTGATAGAGGCTCATTATTTACTTTTGCAGCTGGTACGAATGATCTTCGTTGGAATAAAGTTGATCGTTTATTCCAACGTGTAATAACTTCTTTTAGATTTTTTATTTAG
- the recR gene encoding recombination mediator RecR, translating to MSNFTRPLAHLIDQFEQLPGIGPRTAQRLALYLLRQPEDKVKVFATALLSARNKVGECQKCFHLTANNECEICLNSQRDSSLICVVADSRDLLALERTREFKGLYHVLGGLISPMDGIGPELLNISALVKRVSSENTKEVILALTPSVEGDTTSLYISRLLKAFVKVTRIAYGLPVGSELEYADEVTLTRAIEGRREIE from the coding sequence CTGAGCAATTTCACTAGACCGCTTGCTCATCTTATAGATCAATTCGAACAACTTCCAGGAATTGGCCCTAGGACAGCACAACGACTTGCTTTGTATTTACTTCGTCAACCTGAAGACAAGGTAAAGGTTTTTGCAACGGCCCTATTAAGTGCCAGAAACAAAGTAGGAGAATGTCAAAAATGTTTTCATCTCACAGCAAACAACGAGTGTGAAATTTGTCTTAATTCACAAAGGGACTCTTCTTTAATATGTGTCGTAGCAGATTCAAGAGATTTACTTGCATTAGAAAGAACACGTGAATTTAAAGGGCTATACCATGTCCTTGGAGGGCTTATATCTCCTATGGATGGTATTGGACCGGAATTATTAAATATCTCTGCATTAGTTAAAAGAGTTTCAAGTGAAAACACAAAAGAAGTCATACTTGCACTTACGCCTAGCGTTGAAGGTGACACAACAAGTCTTTATATATCACGACTCCTAAAAGCTTTTGTAAAAGTCACAAGAATTGCATATGGTTTACCAGTTGGCAGTGAACTTGAATATGCTGATGAAGTAACTCTTACAAGAGCCATAGAAGGTCGCCGTGAGATAGAATGA
- a CDS encoding ABC transporter ATP-binding protein, with protein sequence MNKKPNKKLNSNPLFRLARNQSKQKQLIIYAIICSVLNKLFDLAPPVLIGVSIDVVIREKNSWLSNFGYQAVPSQLAILAIASFLIWSAESFFEYLYGLLWRNLAQSTQHNLRIQAYNHLQKLEMSFFESDSSGRLLAILNDDINQLERFLDHGANQLLQLVVTVITVGTTMAFLAPNVAIFAFIPIPVILFGSIKFQKKLAPRYKDVREKAGDIAARLSNNLGGILTIKSFTTESWEVERLKLDSYAYQKSNTEAIKFSAAFIPLIRFAILFAFLAILIIGGLQAWQGTLEVGIYSFLVFITQRLLWPLTTLGHVLDEYQRSMASTNRVLNLIDKPITISGGNLRISPNQVKGEISFKNVYFKYRDRGSLLNNFNLNISAGSTIGIVGSTGSGKSSLVKLILRLYAINSGTIEIDGVDIEKINLNDLRKLISLVSQEVYLFHGTIRENISYGNDKATLSQIIDAAKLSEASEFIDKLPDRYNTLVGERGQRLSGGQCQRIALARAILKNAPILILDEATASVDNETEAAIQRSLSKITANRTTLVIAHRLSTIKNADQIVVLEKGKIVESGTHESLLQMNGVYSELWNVQVG encoded by the coding sequence ATGAACAAGAAGCCTAATAAGAAATTAAATAGCAATCCATTGTTTAGACTTGCCAGGAACCAATCAAAGCAAAAACAATTAATCATATATGCAATTATATGTTCAGTTCTAAATAAGTTATTTGATCTTGCACCACCAGTCTTAATAGGCGTATCTATAGATGTAGTAATAAGAGAGAAAAATTCATGGTTAAGCAATTTTGGCTATCAAGCTGTACCTTCTCAACTGGCAATACTTGCTATTGCTTCATTCCTTATATGGAGTGCAGAATCATTCTTTGAATACCTCTATGGATTGCTATGGAGGAACCTTGCCCAAAGCACTCAACATAATCTAAGAATACAAGCCTATAATCATCTACAAAAACTAGAGATGTCATTCTTTGAGAGTGATAGTTCGGGCAGGTTACTAGCGATATTAAATGATGATATTAACCAATTAGAACGATTTTTAGATCATGGAGCAAATCAATTGCTCCAATTGGTTGTAACTGTGATTACAGTTGGTACTACAATGGCATTTCTAGCTCCAAATGTTGCAATATTTGCTTTTATACCTATCCCAGTAATCCTTTTTGGATCTATTAAATTTCAAAAGAAATTAGCTCCTAGATACAAAGATGTTAGGGAAAAAGCTGGAGACATAGCAGCTCGCTTAAGCAATAATCTTGGCGGGATTTTAACTATTAAGAGTTTCACAACTGAGTCATGGGAAGTTGAGCGTCTGAAATTAGACAGTTATGCATATCAAAAGAGCAATACTGAAGCGATAAAGTTTTCTGCTGCGTTTATACCATTAATTCGCTTCGCGATTTTATTTGCATTCCTTGCAATTCTAATTATTGGAGGCTTACAAGCCTGGCAAGGGACCCTAGAAGTTGGAATTTATAGTTTTCTAGTATTTATAACCCAAAGACTTCTTTGGCCATTAACGACACTGGGGCATGTACTAGATGAATATCAAAGATCTATGGCATCTACTAATAGAGTCCTAAATCTAATAGATAAACCAATTACAATTTCTGGAGGAAATCTTAGAATTAGCCCCAACCAAGTAAAAGGCGAAATAAGTTTTAAAAATGTTTATTTCAAGTATAGAGATAGGGGATCCCTTCTTAATAACTTCAATTTAAATATATCTGCCGGAAGCACTATAGGGATTGTAGGATCAACAGGTTCTGGCAAAAGTAGTTTAGTTAAATTAATTCTAAGATTGTATGCAATAAACTCAGGAACCATAGAAATTGATGGAGTTGATATAGAGAAAATTAATCTTAATGACTTACGTAAATTAATATCCCTTGTGAGTCAAGAAGTATATCTTTTTCATGGAACAATTAGAGAAAATATTTCATATGGAAATGACAAAGCAACATTAAGTCAAATCATAGATGCAGCAAAACTATCAGAGGCATCTGAGTTTATTGATAAACTTCCTGATAGATATAATACCCTTGTAGGAGAAAGAGGGCAAAGATTATCAGGAGGGCAATGTCAAAGGATAGCATTAGCTAGGGCTATTCTAAAAAATGCACCAATACTAATTCTAGATGAAGCAACAGCTTCTGTAGACAATGAAACAGAAGCAGCCATTCAAAGATCATTATCAAAAATAACAGCTAATAGAACAACTTTAGTTATTGCACATAGACTAAGTACTATTAAGAATGCAGATCAAATAGTTGTTTTAGAGAAAGGCAAGATTGTGGAATCAGGAACTCATGAGTCTTTATTGCAAATGAATGGGGTTTACTCTGAGCTCTGGAATGTTCAAGTCGGTTGA
- a CDS encoding DEAD/DEAH box helicase, which produces MTKPNPNDESPSSNIEEESQNTFINEGEILNSELDDSLKASNKKKKTSDGFNCFGFSEDLIKTLYNKGYKEPTPIQKAAIPELMLGRDLLGQAQTGTGKTAAFALPLLERINNKERNPQVLVLTPTRELAMQVADSFRAYSEGHPNINILALYGGSDFRSQIYSLKRGIEIVVGTPGRVMDHIRQDTLRQEGLQCLVLDEADEMLRMGFIDDIEWILEQLPNERQMVFFSATMPTEIRRLSKRYLKDPAEITIKSKKKEAQLIKQKYIIVQNSYKLEVLKRVLELSFGEAVIIFARTKVITLKLAESLEASNHNVAVLNGDVPQNLRERTVERLRQGGIDVLVATDVAARGLDVERIGLVINYDMPFDSEAYVHRIGRTGRAGRSGEAILFINPRERSYLSNLERAVGQTIERMEIPTNDIINKHRIKKIKSDLIEKASKERNANEQDIMIKDIFEEIENELEITPQEIALAAINLSLGETQLLADTDESWIYQADKHRSTHDRRDSRNKNQRRNNRDVRANDKDKERFRVEVGHRDRVKPGNIVGAIANESGLNGRMIGRIQIFDSYSLVDLPKGMPTNVFNNLKRVKVMNKELNIVRQP; this is translated from the coding sequence ATGACTAAACCCAATCCTAATGATGAATCACCCTCTTCAAATATTGAAGAAGAATCACAAAATACATTCATAAATGAAGGGGAAATTCTCAATAGTGAATTAGATGATTCCCTAAAAGCATCAAATAAGAAGAAAAAAACTTCTGATGGTTTTAACTGCTTTGGGTTTAGTGAAGATCTAATAAAAACCTTATATAACAAAGGTTATAAGGAACCAACCCCTATACAAAAAGCTGCAATACCAGAATTAATGCTGGGGCGTGATTTACTTGGGCAAGCCCAAACGGGTACTGGTAAAACTGCTGCATTCGCTTTACCATTGCTAGAAAGAATTAATAACAAAGAAAGAAATCCACAGGTTTTGGTTCTGACTCCTACTCGTGAACTTGCTATGCAAGTAGCAGATTCATTCCGAGCATATTCAGAAGGACATCCCAATATAAATATACTTGCTCTATACGGAGGGTCCGATTTTAGATCACAAATCTATTCGCTTAAACGAGGTATAGAAATAGTAGTAGGAACTCCTGGGCGAGTTATGGATCACATTCGACAGGACACATTGAGACAGGAAGGACTTCAATGCTTAGTACTAGATGAAGCAGATGAGATGTTAAGAATGGGCTTTATTGATGATATCGAATGGATTCTTGAGCAGTTGCCAAATGAACGTCAGATGGTTTTTTTCTCTGCGACAATGCCGACAGAAATAAGAAGGCTTTCTAAAAGATACCTGAAAGATCCAGCCGAAATTACTATTAAGTCAAAAAAGAAAGAAGCACAACTTATAAAGCAAAAATATATTATTGTTCAAAATAGCTATAAACTTGAGGTATTAAAGCGTGTACTTGAACTAAGTTTTGGTGAAGCTGTGATAATTTTTGCCAGGACCAAAGTAATTACTTTAAAGCTCGCAGAAAGCCTAGAGGCCTCCAATCATAATGTGGCTGTGCTCAATGGGGATGTGCCCCAGAATCTTAGAGAAAGAACGGTTGAAAGGCTAAGGCAAGGGGGAATAGATGTTTTAGTTGCTACTGATGTGGCAGCTAGAGGCTTGGATGTAGAGCGGATAGGACTTGTCATCAATTATGATATGCCTTTTGACTCTGAAGCATACGTACATAGGATAGGACGTACTGGTAGGGCCGGCAGAAGTGGAGAAGCGATTCTTTTTATCAATCCTAGAGAAAGATCCTATTTAAGCAATCTAGAAAGAGCCGTAGGACAAACCATAGAAAGGATGGAAATCCCTACTAACGACATTATTAATAAACATAGAATCAAAAAAATCAAGAGTGATCTAATCGAAAAAGCCTCAAAGGAAAGAAATGCTAATGAGCAAGACATTATGATAAAAGATATTTTTGAAGAAATCGAGAATGAACTAGAGATAACACCTCAAGAAATTGCACTAGCTGCTATAAATCTTTCTTTAGGGGAGACTCAATTATTAGCAGATACAGATGAGAGTTGGATATATCAAGCCGACAAACATCGTAGTACACATGATCGTCGCGATAGTCGAAACAAAAATCAACGAAGAAATAATCGAGATGTCAGAGCAAATGATAAAGATAAAGAACGATTCAGGGTAGAAGTTGGTCATCGTGACAGAGTAAAGCCAGGAAACATCGTGGGGGCTATTGCAAACGAGTCTGGTTTAAATGGTCGGATGATTGGTAGGATTCAGATTTTTGATAGCTATAGCCTTGTTGATTTACCAAAAGGAATGCCTACGAATGTATTCAACAATCTCAAAAGAGTAAAAGTTATGAATAAAGAGCTAAACATTGTTCGTCAGCCATAG
- a CDS encoding AAA family ATPase, translating into MINTELSSSQENLTNMISEVLKSRIPPKNPSEYKYLQDFIRLLMEALDRGELSIAVNEQTICRELNTKGGAAKHLKALQNSGWIEGDNSPMVFHDNRLSWRRWHEEMHSVIDNLKSRSHKTPFYSLNNKQTIISEDYSTLNSEQISAVKAIANNNLILLSGGPGTGKTSTIIQMLIKALLIKCDLKIGLAAPTGKATRRLEEAIQKAGLSLKSNLKINLSRIPCLTLHRWLQAIESGFLKCKTNPLQLDILIVDEMSMVDLSLMHGLLNALPEESQLILVGDPDQLPPIGEGAVWHTLHEKDTLNRFNHCSIHLTKLYRNKGVLADLAISARGNELSTFLNNLINLPPSTKLKVISSTKESIPLHIITTIRQHQNQLSELTKELDSIDTSNTQVPVTSTSYKYAEDLLGYLEKLIVLSPKRYGLWSVDHIHKTLLGNRLGEGVLSWPEGTPVICTRNQYDLNLANGDIGVIIGTNEKKRLLFRVNTNEGKNNLKLIHPLRVTKIDPALAITIHKSQGSEANHVICLWPNTINTKNVHKSEFMINEDYERKLIYTAITRAKARLDIAICHEDTEDNKNEVDSRTDKMID; encoded by the coding sequence ATGATCAATACTGAGTTAAGCAGTTCACAAGAAAATTTAACTAATATGATAAGTGAAGTTCTGAAATCCAGAATTCCACCTAAGAATCCCTCTGAATATAAATATTTACAAGATTTTATCAGATTATTGATGGAAGCACTTGATAGAGGGGAGCTATCTATAGCAGTAAATGAACAGACAATTTGTAGAGAACTAAACACTAAGGGGGGGGCAGCTAAACACCTCAAGGCATTACAAAATAGCGGTTGGATTGAAGGAGATAATTCTCCAATGGTATTCCATGACAATCGACTAAGCTGGAGACGTTGGCATGAAGAAATGCATAGTGTTATAGACAATCTAAAATCCAGATCACATAAAACACCTTTTTATAGTTTAAATAACAAACAAACAATCATTTCTGAGGATTATTCAACGCTAAATTCCGAACAAATCTCTGCTGTAAAAGCTATAGCTAATAATAATTTGATTCTCCTTAGTGGCGGTCCAGGGACAGGGAAAACTAGCACCATTATTCAAATGTTGATTAAGGCACTATTAATCAAGTGCGATTTAAAGATTGGTTTAGCTGCTCCTACAGGGAAAGCAACTAGACGATTAGAAGAAGCCATACAAAAAGCTGGCCTTAGTTTAAAAAGCAATCTCAAAATCAATTTGTCAAGAATACCATGCTTAACTCTTCACCGATGGCTTCAGGCTATTGAGAGTGGGTTCTTGAAATGCAAAACAAATCCATTGCAATTAGATATTTTAATTGTAGATGAAATGTCTATGGTAGATCTTTCATTAATGCATGGCTTGCTAAATGCGCTGCCAGAAGAAAGTCAGTTAATTTTAGTTGGAGATCCAGACCAATTACCACCTATAGGGGAAGGCGCAGTATGGCATACATTACATGAAAAGGATACTTTAAACAGATTTAATCATTGCTCAATCCATCTAACAAAGCTTTACCGAAACAAAGGTGTACTAGCTGATTTAGCAATTAGTGCAAGAGGGAATGAATTATCTACTTTTTTAAATAATCTCATAAACCTACCACCTTCAACGAAGCTAAAAGTCATCTCATCAACGAAAGAGAGTATCCCTCTACATATAATCACTACAATACGTCAGCATCAAAATCAATTAAGTGAATTAACTAAAGAATTAGATTCAATTGATACATCGAACACTCAAGTCCCTGTTACTTCAACAAGCTATAAATATGCAGAAGATCTACTTGGCTATCTAGAAAAGTTAATTGTTTTGTCTCCTAAGCGATATGGATTATGGAGTGTTGATCATATCCACAAAACACTATTAGGAAACAGATTGGGTGAGGGAGTGCTTAGTTGGCCTGAGGGGACGCCAGTAATATGCACTCGAAATCAGTATGATCTTAACCTAGCAAATGGAGACATTGGTGTGATTATTGGTACTAATGAGAAGAAACGTCTTTTGTTTAGAGTTAATACTAATGAAGGGAAAAACAACTTAAAATTGATTCATCCATTAAGGGTAACAAAGATAGATCCAGCTTTAGCCATAACAATACATAAATCTCAAGGGAGTGAAGCCAACCATGTTATCTGCCTATGGCCAAATACAATAAACACCAAAAACGTCCATAAAAGCGAATTTATGATCAATGAAGATTACGAAAGAAAATTAATTTATACAGCCATCACAAGAGCAAAAGCTAGATTAGATATTGCTATATGCCATGAAGATACAGAAGATAATAAGAATGAAGTGGATTCTAGGACTGACAAAATGATAGATTAA